One window of Etheostoma spectabile isolate EspeVRDwgs_2016 chromosome 6, UIUC_Espe_1.0, whole genome shotgun sequence genomic DNA carries:
- the crabp2a gene encoding cellular retinoic acid-binding protein 2a, producing MERSIPNFAGTWEMKSSENFEDLLKKLGVNVMLSFPRWESDSKISCEQTLQKGEGPKTCWTREITNDGKLILTMGADDVICTRVYERQ from the exons ATGGAGCGGAGCATCCCTAATTTTGCAGGCACATGGGAGATGAAGAGTTCTGAAAACTTCGAGGATCTCTTGAAAAAGTTGG gtgtgaATGTGATGCTG AGTTTTCCACGTTGGGAATCCGATAGTAAGATCAGCTGTGAGCAGACTCTGCAGAAAGGAGAAGGGCCTAAGACGTGCTGGACCCGAGAGATTACCAATGACGGCAAACTGATCCTG ACCATGGGAGCAGATGATGTGATATGCACCAGAGTCTACGAGCGACAATGA
- the ca14 gene encoding carbonic anhydrase 14: protein MDYLGLFILLMLLCFQWTTAPAAEEVTWTYTGQCSSSLQLHVVHYNSELYPNMSTAMTQSDGLAVLGILIVTGEETNLAFNNIINYLSRIRHADQKVSIPAFDVQSLLPKDLGRYYRYNGSLTTPPCYQSVIWTLFNERVQISKAQLLKIETILYTSKANDPDRMLLQDNYRATQPLNHRVVFASFTAESGKELSSGEVTAIVIGVMCGCVGLAVIIRFIVKTIRFFTLLHRESVVVNSSTSSWDVLPSNRPAPMSRMKGPEKAKEKKQDMALNSTSEAEKKEEPSPSPQTEP from the exons ATGGACTATTTGGGTCTTTTTATCCTTCTAATGCTTCTGTGTTTCCAGTGGACAACTGCCCCTGCTGCTG aGGAAGTTACCTGGACCTACACTG GACAGTGTTCTTCCTCTCTCCAGCTACATGTGGTGCACTACAACTCTGAGCTCTATCCCAACATGTCCACAGCAATGACGCAGAGTGACGGTTTGGCTGTTTTAGGAATTCTCATTGTG ACAGGTGAGGAGACCAACCTGGCATTTAACAACATCATCAACTACCTGAGCCGCATCAGACATGCCG ATCAGAAGGTGTCCATCCCAGCTTTTGACGTCCAGTCGCTGCTCCCTAAGGATCTGGGGCGCTACTATCGCTACAACGGCTCCCTAACAACGCCACCCTGCTACCAGAGTGTGATCTGGACACTGTTCAATGAGAGGGTTCAAATCTCAAAGGCACAG CTGCTAAAGATAGAGACGATACTTTACACCAGTAAAGCCAATGATCCAGACAGAATGCTGCTGCAGGACAACTACCGCGCGACACAGCCGCTCAACCACAGGGTCGTCTTCGCCTCCTTCACTgcag aATCAGGAAAGGAGCTCTCTTCTG GTGAAGTCACAGCTATAGTAATAGGAGTGATGTGTGGCTGTGTAGGTCTGGCTGTAATAATTCGCTTCATCGTAAAGACCATACG ATTTTTTACACTCCTCCACCGCGAATCAGTCGTGGTAAACAG CTCTACCTCTAGCTGGGACGTCCTACCCAGTAACCGGCCTGCTCCCATGTCAAG GATGAAGGGGCCAGAGaaagcaaaagagaaaaaacaagacatggCTCTGAACTCAACCTCTGaagcagaaaagaaagaggaaccCTCACCGTCTCCTCAGACTGAGCCCTAG